Proteins from one Raphanus sativus cultivar WK10039 unplaced genomic scaffold, ASM80110v3 Scaffold2782, whole genome shotgun sequence genomic window:
- the LOC108850120 gene encoding abscisic acid 8'-hydroxylase 1 has protein sequence MDFSALLLTLFTGIIFLYFLRCIVSQRRRGPSKLPLPPGTMGWPYVGETFQLYSQDPNVFFASKQKRYGSVFKTHVLGCPCVMISSPEAAKFVLVTKSHLFKPTFPASKERMLGKQAIFFHQGDYHAKLRKLVLRAFMPEAIRDMVPDIESIAQDSLRNWDGTMINTYQEMKTYTFNVALLSIFGKDEVLYREDLKRCYYILEKGYNSMPINLPGTLFHKAMKARKELSQILARILSERRENRSSHNDLLGSFMGDKEELSDEQIADNIIGVIFAARDTTASVMTWILKYLAENPNVLEAVTEEQMAIRKDKGEGESLTWSDTKKMPITSRVIQETLRVASILSFTFREAVEDVEYEGYLIPKGWKVLPLFRNIHHSADIFSNPGKFDPSRFEVAPKPNTFMPFGNGTHSCPGNELAKLEMSIMIHHLTTKYRWSIAGASDEIHYGPFALPQNGLPIMLVRKSEINM, from the exons atggaTTTCTCCGCCTTGCTTCTCACTCTCTTCACCGGAATTATCTTCCTCTACTTTCTCCGGTGCATAGTCTCTCAGCGCCGCCGTGGACCCTCGAAACTCCCACTCCCGCCGGGAACAATGGGTTGGCCTTACGTCGGCGAGACTTTTCAGCTCTATTCTCAAGACCCTAACGTCTTTTTCGCATCGAAACAGAAAAG GTACGGATCGGTGTTTAAGACACATGTATTGGGATGTCCATGTGTGATGATCTCGAGTCCCGAAGCTGCCAAGTTCGTGCTGGTGACCAAGTCTCATCTCTTTAAACCGACTTTTCCAGCGAGTAAAGAGAGGATGTTAGGTAAACAAGCCATCTTCTTCCACCAAGGTGATTACCACGCTAAACTCAGGAAGCTTGTCCTCCGTGCTTTCATGCCTGAAGCAATCAGAGACATGGTTCCCGACATCGAATCAATCGCTCAAGATTCTCTCCGAAACTGGGATGGAACAATGATCAACACTTACCAAGAAATGAAAACA TACACATTCAACGTCGCGTTGCTCTCGATCTTCGGAAAAGACGAGGTTTTATACAGAGAGGATCTAAAACGATGCTACTACATTCTCGAGAAAGGCTACAACTCGATGCCTATTAATCTCCCTGGAACGCTCTTCCACAAAGCCATGAAGGCTCGCAAGGAGCTCTCGCAGATCCTCGCTAGGATCTTAtcggagagaagagagaacagATCCTCGCACAACGATCTTCTCGGTTCATTCATGGGAGACAAAGAAGAGCTGAGCGACGAACAGATCGCCGATAACATCATCGGAGTCATCTTCGCGGCTAGAGACACGACGGCGAGTGTGATGACGTGGATCCTCAAGTACTTAGCTGAGAATCCCAACGTTCTAGAAGCTGTTACT GAAGAGCAGATGGCAATAAGGAAAGACAAAGGAGAAGGAGAGTCTCTAACTTGGAGTGATACAAAGAAGATGCCAATAACTTCAAGAGTCATTCAAGAAACATTGAGAGTTGCTTCAATATTATCTTTCACATTCAGAGAAGCTGTAGAAGACGTGGAGTATGAAG GATATTTAATACCTAAAGGATGGAAAGTTTTGCCGCTTTTCAGAAACATTCATCATAGTGCTGATATCTTTTCAAATCCTGGGAAGTTTGATCCATCAAGATTTGAG GTGGCTCCAAAACCCAATACTTTCATGCCATTTGGCAATGGAACCCACTCGTGTCCTGGAAATGAACTAGCCAAGCTTGAGATGTCTATCATGATACATCATCTAACCACCAAGTACAG ATGGTCGATAGCTGGAGCTAGTGACGAGATTCATTATGGACCCTTTGCCCTTCCCCAAAACGGACTGCCCATTATGCTGGTCCGGAAGTCGGAGATCAATATGTAG